In Campylobacter sp. 2014D-0216, the following proteins share a genomic window:
- a CDS encoding S41 family peptidase, which produces MKTKRNLIIAASLCSLLTASFIFTNLQAKNPAPSEAEKKIEALSKLTRTMSIIEQYYVDDVNYTDLVDKSIAGLLTNLDAHSSFLDEKGYKELKEQTNGEFGGLGFTITQKDGAITVVAPIEGSPADKAGIKTDDIILRINHESTLGMTLNEAVSKMRGEPKTKVTLTIYRKGDLKPFDVNLKRDIIKVDSVYAKLIEDENLLYLRVTNFDKNVVDEAGKAIKKHSNAKGIILDLRTNPGGILNQAVGLVNLFVDKGVIVSQKGKIESENVEFKANPSKKITNAPLVVLVNGGSASASEIVSGALQDFKRAIIIGEKTFGKGSVQLILPMDEKGKEGLRLTIAKYYLPSGRTIQAVGVSPDIEVFPGKVSKEENQGFEIKESDLKKHLQAELDKIGHQEKKKNTKEDKNIITKEQIQNDIQLKTAIDAIKILNITKGD; this is translated from the coding sequence TTGAAGACAAAAAGAAATCTTATTATTGCAGCAAGTCTTTGTAGTCTATTAACCGCTTCTTTTATTTTTACCAATCTACAGGCTAAAAACCCTGCACCAAGTGAAGCAGAAAAGAAAATAGAAGCTTTATCAAAACTCACAAGAACTATGTCTATTATCGAGCAATATTATGTTGATGATGTAAATTATACAGATTTGGTTGATAAGTCTATAGCAGGCCTATTAACCAACTTGGATGCTCACTCATCTTTTTTAGATGAAAAAGGCTATAAAGAACTTAAAGAACAAACTAACGGGGAATTTGGTGGACTTGGTTTTACTATCACCCAAAAAGATGGTGCAATCACCGTAGTAGCTCCTATTGAAGGAAGTCCAGCGGATAAAGCGGGTATAAAAACCGATGATATCATCTTGCGAATCAACCATGAATCTACTTTAGGTATGACTTTAAATGAAGCTGTATCAAAAATGCGTGGAGAGCCTAAAACCAAAGTTACTTTAACTATTTATAGAAAAGGCGACCTTAAGCCGTTTGATGTTAATTTAAAAAGAGATATCATCAAGGTTGATAGTGTTTATGCTAAATTAATCGAAGATGAAAATCTACTCTATTTAAGAGTAACCAATTTTGACAAAAATGTCGTAGATGAAGCAGGTAAGGCCATAAAAAAACACTCTAATGCAAAAGGAATTATACTTGATCTTAGAACTAATCCAGGTGGAATTTTAAATCAAGCAGTTGGCTTGGTTAATCTTTTTGTTGATAAGGGCGTGATTGTTTCTCAAAAAGGCAAAATAGAAAGCGAAAATGTAGAATTTAAAGCAAATCCTAGCAAAAAAATCACCAACGCACCTTTAGTAGTGCTTGTAAATGGCGGTAGTGCTAGCGCTAGTGAGATTGTAAGCGGTGCGCTTCAAGACTTTAAACGTGCGATCATCATAGGAGAAAAAACTTTTGGTAAAGGTAGTGTTCAACTTATTTTACCTATGGATGAAAAAGGCAAAGAAGGATTAAGATTAACCATTGCAAAATACTACTTACCAAGCGGCAGAACCATACAAGCGGTTGGGGTTAGTCCTGATATAGAAGTATTTCCAGGTAAAGTAAGCAAAGAAGAAAATCAAGGTTTTGAAATCAAAGAAAGCGACCTTAAAAAACACCTGCAAGCTGAACTAGATAAAATAGGACACCAAGAAAAGAAAAAAAATACTAAAGAAGATAAAAATATCATTACCAAAGAGCAAATTCAAAATGACATACAATTAAAAACAGCAATTGATGCGATCAAAATTCTAAACATCACAAAAGGAGACTAA
- a CDS encoding HyaD/HybD family hydrogenase maturation endopeptidase gives MKLLVLGIGNIMFADEGLGVHLCKLLEKNYRFYHEKDSVSFVDGGTLALQLSYIIADYDEMVVIDCIAADDAKIGDIFFFPYDAMPKKVNWSGSAHEVEMLQTLQYMELMGDLPKTQILACVPKRIEPLSFELSKEVLAALEKMEKILLDFLEKKGFTYERIANHDIQELALSSYKN, from the coding sequence TTGAAACTTTTAGTTTTAGGCATTGGTAATATCATGTTTGCAGATGAGGGCTTAGGCGTTCATCTTTGCAAACTTTTAGAAAAAAACTACAGATTTTATCATGAAAAGGATTCGGTAAGTTTTGTAGATGGTGGAACATTGGCTTTACAACTTAGTTATATCATCGCTGATTATGATGAAATGGTTGTGATTGATTGTATAGCAGCAGATGATGCTAAAATCGGAGATATATTTTTCTTTCCTTATGATGCAATGCCAAAAAAAGTAAATTGGAGTGGTAGTGCGCATGAAGTTGAAATGCTACAAACTTTACAGTATATGGAGCTTATGGGGGACTTGCCTAAAACTCAAATTTTAGCTTGTGTGCCAAAACGTATAGAACCCTTAAGTTTTGAGCTTTCCAAAGAAGTCTTGGCTGCTTTAGAAAAAATGGAGAAAATTTTACTTGATTTTTTAGAGAAAAAAGGCTTCACTTATGAGAGAATTGCAAACCATGATATACAAGAGCTTGCTTTAAGCTCTTATAAAAACTAG
- a CDS encoding nickel-dependent hydrogenase large subunit: protein MSKRIIIDPLTRIEGHLRVEVVVDENNVIKEAYSGSTLWRGLETIVKGRDPRDAGFLTQRICGVCTFSHYRAGIIAVENALGITPPLNAVLTRTLMNAALYMHDHPVHFYQLHGLDFVDVVSALSADVKKASDEAFKYTDVPYAAGADKLLEVQQRLKAFVDKGNLGPFANAYYGHATYRFTPEQNLIALSHYLECLRIQRTIAQAMAIFGAKNPHPQSLTVGGVTCVMDLLNPSRMAEYMTKFQEVADFINRAYYPDLIMAAKAYSKEASVLNDVGVNNFYTEREFQVSSDEWLFEGGIIRNGDLSKVEEVDEAKITEEATRAWYADNEALHPYDGKTNPNYTGLVDGESIDDKGNMVHSKVFDTKGKYSWIKAPRYENLPMQVGPLANILVNYAKGNQIVVEAVDSFLKATNLPVQALMSTLGRTGARAIEAKIIADHGLKAFNSLVENLKTDESTCATYVIDKNKEYKGRFMGSAPRGALSHWCRIKNGVIENWQAVVPSTWNASPKDANGVGGSYEQCLIGMKLADVKQPLEVIRAIHSYDPCIACAVHVMDTKGNNLSEYKVNVNL from the coding sequence ATGTCAAAAAGAATTATTATAGATCCACTTACTAGAATAGAAGGACACTTAAGAGTTGAAGTAGTGGTTGATGAAAACAATGTCATCAAGGAAGCATATTCAGGATCAACTCTATGGAGAGGTTTGGAAACAATTGTTAAGGGGCGTGATCCAAGAGATGCGGGCTTTTTAACTCAAAGAATTTGTGGGGTTTGTACTTTTTCACATTATAGAGCAGGGATTATAGCGGTAGAAAATGCTTTAGGTATTACTCCGCCATTAAATGCAGTTTTAACTAGAACTTTAATGAATGCAGCTTTGTATATGCATGATCACCCTGTACATTTTTATCAACTGCATGGGCTTGATTTTGTTGATGTTGTAAGTGCTTTAAGCGCTGATGTAAAAAAAGCAAGTGATGAAGCGTTCAAATACACTGATGTGCCTTATGCAGCAGGTGCAGATAAGCTTTTAGAAGTACAGCAAAGATTAAAAGCTTTTGTAGATAAAGGTAACCTTGGGCCATTTGCAAATGCTTATTATGGACACGCAACTTACCGCTTTACTCCTGAGCAAAATCTTATCGCACTTTCGCATTATTTAGAATGTTTAAGAATTCAAAGAACAATTGCCCAAGCAATGGCAATTTTTGGTGCAAAAAATCCTCACCCTCAAAGCTTAACAGTCGGTGGTGTGACTTGTGTTATGGATCTTTTAAACCCTTCAAGAATGGCTGAGTATATGACTAAATTCCAAGAAGTGGCTGATTTTATTAATCGTGCTTATTATCCGGATTTAATCATGGCAGCAAAAGCTTATTCTAAAGAAGCGAGTGTTTTAAATGATGTGGGCGTTAATAACTTTTACACCGAAAGAGAATTCCAAGTTTCAAGTGATGAATGGTTGTTTGAAGGCGGTATTATTAGAAATGGTGATTTGAGTAAGGTGGAAGAAGTAGATGAAGCTAAAATCACTGAAGAAGCTACAAGAGCTTGGTATGCAGACAATGAAGCCTTACATCCTTATGATGGTAAAACAAATCCAAATTATACTGGCTTAGTTGATGGCGAAAGTATTGATGATAAAGGCAATATGGTTCATAGTAAAGTGTTTGATACTAAGGGCAAATACAGCTGGATTAAAGCTCCAAGATATGAAAACTTGCCTATGCAAGTTGGACCATTGGCTAACATTTTAGTGAATTATGCTAAGGGTAATCAAATTGTTGTAGAAGCAGTTGATTCATTCTTAAAAGCAACTAACTTACCAGTTCAAGCACTCATGAGTACTTTAGGAAGAACGGGTGCTAGAGCGATTGAAGCAAAAATCATTGCAGATCACGGTTTAAAAGCATTTAATTCTTTGGTTGAAAATTTAAAAACAGATGAAAGCACTTGTGCTACTTATGTGATCGATAAAAACAAAGAGTATAAAGGTAGATTTATGGGAAGTGCGCCTCGTGGTGCATTAAGCCATTGGTGTAGAATTAAAAATGGTGTAATTGAAAATTGGCAAGCAGTGGTGCCTTCTACTTGGAATGCAAGTCCAAAAGATGCAAATGGAGTAGGTGGGAGCTATGAGCAATGTCTTATTGGTATGAAACTAGCTGATGTTAAACAACCTTTAGAAGTTATAAGAGCAATCCACTCTTATGATCCTTGTATTGCATGTGCTGTGCATGTGATGGATACTAAAGGTAATAATCTTAGCGAGTATAAAGTAAATGTAAATTTATAA
- a CDS encoding PepSY-like domain-containing protein codes for MKLKIALTTLALASCVFAKDIVVGVNALPANSKNFIQKHFTGSNIALVKQDIDSFDVYLDNGTELEFFTNGDWKEIDAKYRPIDTSFLSPNVLATIKKMHPNASVIKVEKEIQGYKFKLNNMMEIYTDMNGNFLGQKFDD; via the coding sequence ATGAAATTAAAAATAGCTTTAACAACATTAGCCCTAGCAAGTTGTGTTTTTGCTAAAGATATTGTTGTAGGTGTTAACGCTCTACCAGCAAACTCTAAAAACTTCATACAAAAACACTTTACAGGCTCTAATATCGCTTTAGTAAAACAAGATATTGATAGTTTTGATGTATACCTTGATAATGGCACAGAACTTGAGTTTTTCACAAATGGTGATTGGAAAGAAATTGATGCAAAATATAGACCAATTGACACATCATTTTTAAGTCCAAATGTTTTAGCAACAATTAAAAAAATGCACCCAAACGCAAGCGTAATCAAAGTTGAGAAAGAAATTCAAGGTTATAAATTTAAACTCAACAATATGATGGAAATTTATACTGATATGAATGGAAATTTCTTAGGACAAAAATTTGATGATTAA
- a CDS encoding YggT family protein, with amino-acid sequence MGIGTSLIVSLVQIFSLVIEIYVWVIVIAALISWVRPDPYNPIVQILYRLTEPAYTFVRRFIPTRIGSIDLAPLIIILGLKFIQIFLSNLILGSL; translated from the coding sequence ATGGGAATTGGAACAAGTTTGATTGTATCTTTGGTGCAAATTTTTTCTTTGGTAATTGAAATTTATGTGTGGGTTATAGTTATTGCAGCATTGATTTCTTGGGTAAGACCTGACCCATATAATCCTATTGTACAAATTTTATATCGTTTGACAGAACCTGCTTATACTTTTGTAAGAAGGTTTATCCCAACTAGAATAGGAAGTATTGATTTAGCACCCTTGATTATTATTTTGGGGTTAAAATTTATTCAAATATTTTTATCAAATTTAATTTTAGGAAGTTTATAA
- a CDS encoding ATP-dependent Clp protease ATP-binding subunit, whose protein sequence is MANIQDFLTDSMLTNVESAISLAIHSKNSEIKPLHLLWALSVDSSSLLNQVFNKLNISKEAFELEVKSKIASLPTSSNVNKDNIKFSNDFINSLEKAKGLALENKDSYLAVDMWLISESFNEPIKSILSKFVDLNEFKKELELIRSGAKIDTKTSDETLDSLSKFGIDLTLKALDGELDPVIGREEEIQRLMQILIRKTKNNPILLGEPGVGKTAVVEALAQRIVKKDVPTSLQNKKVVALDMSALIAGAKYRGEFEDRLKAVVNEVTKHKNIILFIDEIHTIVGAGANEGSMDAANILKPALARGELHTIGATTLKEYRKYFEKDAALQRRFQPVNVAEPNVNEALAMLRGIKEKLEIHHNVTINDSALVAAAKLSKRYIANRFLPDKAIDLIDEAAAELKMQIESEPNSLRKVRKQIESLEVENEALKMENNEANTKRLEEIKKELANLKEEQIKLNTQFENEKAVFNGISLKKKEIDSLKNEANFAKNKGDFQKAAEIEYGKILECEKEVLNLEEKWKQMTQEGVLLKNQVDEDLVAGILSKWTGISVQKMLTSEKQKYLNIQEYLQKSVIGQDEALSALARAIKRNKAGLNQAGKPIGSFLFLGPTGVGKTESAKALAQFLFDDEKAMVRFDMSEFMEKHSVSRLLGAPPGYIGHEEGGELTEAVRRKPYSVILFDEVEKAHKDVFNILLGILDDGRATDSKGVTVDFTNTIIILTSNIGANFIMELKGDERDKAIKEALRGFFKPEFLNRLDDIITFNPLGESEAVKIVKLLFNTLQKTLANRGIQSNLSDEAASLIAKIGFDVDFGARPLKRALYDMVEDKLSDMILSDELNENETIFIDSKDDSIVITKK, encoded by the coding sequence ATGGCAAATATACAAGATTTTTTAACAGACTCTATGCTTACTAATGTAGAAAGTGCGATTTCTTTGGCCATTCATTCTAAAAATAGCGAAATTAAACCCTTACATTTGCTATGGGCTTTAAGTGTTGATAGTTCAAGTTTGCTAAATCAAGTTTTTAATAAATTAAATATTTCAAAAGAAGCTTTTGAATTAGAGGTAAAAAGCAAAATCGCTTCTCTTCCTACAAGCTCAAATGTTAATAAAGATAATATTAAATTTTCAAATGATTTTATTAATTCTTTAGAAAAAGCAAAGGGTTTGGCTTTAGAAAACAAAGATAGTTATTTAGCCGTAGATATGTGGCTTATTTCGGAAAGTTTTAATGAACCTATAAAGAGTATTTTGTCTAAGTTTGTGGACTTGAATGAATTTAAAAAAGAATTAGAGTTGATACGATCGGGTGCTAAGATAGATACTAAAACAAGTGATGAGACTTTAGACTCTTTATCTAAATTTGGTATTGATTTAACTTTAAAAGCTTTAGATGGAGAGCTTGATCCAGTAATAGGTCGAGAAGAAGAAATTCAAAGATTAATGCAAATTTTAATAAGAAAAACAAAAAACAATCCCATCTTGCTTGGTGAACCTGGTGTGGGAAAAACTGCGGTGGTAGAGGCTTTAGCACAAAGAATAGTAAAAAAAGATGTTCCGACTTCTTTACAAAATAAAAAAGTTGTTGCACTAGACATGAGTGCTTTAATAGCCGGAGCAAAATATCGTGGCGAATTTGAAGATAGATTAAAGGCTGTGGTTAATGAAGTAACAAAGCATAAAAATATTATTTTATTTATTGATGAAATTCATACTATAGTAGGTGCTGGTGCAAATGAAGGCAGTATGGATGCGGCAAATATTTTAAAGCCTGCATTAGCAAGAGGTGAGCTTCATACCATAGGAGCTACTACCTTAAAAGAATATAGAAAATATTTTGAAAAAGATGCAGCTTTGCAAAGGAGATTTCAGCCTGTAAATGTAGCCGAACCAAATGTAAATGAAGCTTTGGCTATGCTTAGAGGGATAAAAGAAAAACTAGAAATTCATCACAATGTAACCATCAATGATAGTGCTTTAGTGGCTGCTGCAAAATTATCTAAACGCTATATCGCTAATAGATTTTTACCTGATAAAGCGATTGATTTGATCGATGAAGCTGCGGCTGAACTTAAAATGCAAATAGAAAGCGAGCCAAATTCATTAAGAAAAGTTAGAAAGCAAATTGAAAGTTTAGAAGTAGAAAATGAAGCTTTAAAAATGGAAAACAATGAAGCTAATACAAAAAGACTAGAAGAAATTAAAAAAGAATTAGCAAATTTAAAAGAAGAGCAGATTAAGCTAAATACTCAGTTTGAGAATGAAAAGGCTGTTTTTAATGGCATTAGCTTAAAGAAAAAAGAAATTGACAGTTTGAAAAATGAAGCAAATTTTGCAAAAAACAAAGGTGATTTTCAAAAAGCAGCTGAGATAGAGTATGGTAAGATTTTAGAGTGTGAAAAGGAAGTTTTAAATTTAGAAGAAAAATGGAAGCAAATGACACAAGAAGGGGTTTTGCTTAAAAATCAAGTTGATGAGGATTTAGTAGCTGGAATTTTAAGCAAGTGGACAGGTATAAGTGTGCAAAAAATGCTTACTTCTGAAAAACAAAAGTATTTAAATATTCAAGAATATTTGCAAAAAAGTGTTATAGGTCAAGATGAGGCTTTAAGTGCCTTGGCTAGAGCTATTAAGCGCAATAAAGCAGGGTTGAATCAAGCTGGAAAACCTATAGGAAGTTTTTTATTTTTAGGGCCAACTGGAGTGGGTAAGACAGAAAGTGCTAAAGCCTTGGCTCAATTTTTATTTGATGATGAAAAGGCTATGGTGCGTTTTGATATGAGTGAATTTATGGAAAAACATAGCGTATCAAGACTTTTAGGAGCACCTCCTGGATATATAGGACATGAAGAGGGTGGGGAATTAACCGAAGCAGTAAGAAGAAAACCTTATAGTGTGATTTTGTTTGATGAAGTGGAAAAAGCACATAAAGATGTATTTAATATACTTTTGGGAATTTTAGATGATGGTAGAGCTACAGATAGCAAAGGTGTTACGGTTGATTTTACTAATACTATTATTATTTTAACTTCTAATATTGGTGCTAATTTTATTATGGAGCTTAAAGGAGACGAAAGAGATAAGGCGATCAAAGAAGCACTTAGAGGATTTTTTAAGCCTGAATTTTTAAATCGTTTAGATGATATTATTACGTTTAATCCTTTAGGAGAGAGCGAGGCGGTTAAAATAGTTAAACTATTATTTAATACCCTGCAAAAAACTCTTGCAAACAGAGGTATTCAGTCGAATTTGAGTGATGAGGCAGCTAGTTTGATTGCAAAGATTGGTTTTGATGTAGATTTTGGTGCAAGGCCATTAAAAAGAGCTTTATATGATATGGTTGAGGATAAACTAAGCGATATGATTTTATCTGATGAATTAAATGAAAATGAAACCATTTTTATAGACTCAAAAGATGATTCTATTGTAATTACAAAAAAATAA
- the cybH gene encoding Ni/Fe-hydrogenase, b-type cytochrome subunit → MDSKHSLKSNRKAEYEFSIGLRFTHWLRAIAIVILVGTGYYISYVFQAPSISSEPTLFMQAKYRMVHQIFGFIMIACVLFKTYLFFFDPKSANERRSIKDIFNVKLWIEQIKFYIFLGKHPHLQGVYNPLQFATYFFFYLVMFGLILTGLILYMHVYHEGLGGFLYDILRPVEVMLGGLADVRTYHRILMWVVLIFVPVHIYMAVFNSVKGKDGALDAIFSGYKFVRENH, encoded by the coding sequence ATGGATTCTAAACATTCCTTAAAATCAAATAGAAAGGCCGAGTATGAATTTAGCATCGGTCTTCGTTTTACGCATTGGTTAAGAGCGATTGCGATCGTGATTTTAGTGGGAACTGGATATTACATTTCTTATGTGTTTCAAGCTCCTTCTATTTCATCTGAGCCAACTTTATTCATGCAAGCAAAATACCGTATGGTGCACCAAATTTTTGGTTTTATTATGATAGCTTGTGTGCTTTTTAAGACGTATTTGTTCTTTTTTGATCCAAAAAGTGCAAATGAAAGAAGAAGTATTAAAGATATTTTTAATGTAAAATTATGGATAGAGCAAATTAAATTTTATATTTTCTTAGGAAAACATCCTCATTTACAAGGCGTGTATAATCCTTTGCAATTTGCGACTTACTTTTTCTTTTATCTTGTAATGTTTGGGCTGATTTTAACCGGTTTGATTCTTTATATGCATGTGTATCATGAGGGTTTGGGTGGATTTTTATATGACATTTTAAGACCTGTTGAAGTAATGTTGGGTGGTTTAGCTGATGTTAGAACCTATCATAGAATTTTAATGTGGGTTGTGTTGATTTTTGTGCCAGTGCATATTTATATGGCTGTATTTAACTCGGTTAAAGGTAAAGATGGTGCTTTAGATGCTATCTTTAGTGGTTATAAATTTGTAAGAGAAAATCATTGA
- the gltX gene encoding glutamate--tRNA ligase produces the protein MYRFAPSPTGDMHIGNLRAALFNYIKARQENTDFILRIEDTDNARNIAGKEEEIKAILKEFGIAWQHYYVQSENLKFHRQMALKLVSEKKAFACFCTEDELAHKKELAKNKNQAYRYDGTCEKLADIDVLNCEKPFVIRLKKPQSQMRFTDYIKGEISFNPEDIDSFVIMRADKTPTYNFACAVDDMLEDVSCIIRGEDHVSNTPKQEHIRASLGYDKSMTYAHLPIILNEEGVKMSKREAHSSVKWMLDHGYLASAIANYLILLGNKTPKEIFTLEEAIEWFDLKKVSKSPARFDTKRLMQINREHIKMLDNTQLNTMLNLDKDVAELAKFYTQEASTLNEIKEKIQAIFASKNYHEFENECGLIKEVLKDLDLPQSYEEFKKILMEKTKLKGKNFFMPLRLVLTGVTHGPEMSEIYTLIKPFVKEIIKE, from the coding sequence ATGTATAGGTTTGCACCATCGCCTACTGGAGATATGCATATTGGAAATTTAAGAGCTGCTTTGTTTAATTACATTAAAGCACGACAAGAAAATACAGATTTTATTTTACGTATTGAAGATACAGATAATGCTAGAAATATTGCCGGAAAAGAAGAAGAAATAAAAGCAATTTTAAAAGAATTTGGCATAGCTTGGCAGCATTATTATGTGCAAAGTGAGAATTTAAAATTTCATCGTCAAATGGCTTTAAAATTAGTGAGTGAAAAAAAAGCGTTCGCGTGTTTTTGTACAGAAGATGAGTTAGCCCATAAAAAAGAACTAGCTAAAAATAAAAATCAAGCTTACAGATACGATGGCACATGCGAAAAACTTGCAGATATTGATGTATTAAATTGTGAAAAACCTTTTGTAATTCGCCTTAAAAAACCACAATCACAAATGCGATTTACTGATTATATTAAAGGTGAGATTAGCTTTAATCCTGAAGATATTGATAGTTTTGTGATTATGAGAGCAGATAAAACCCCAACTTATAATTTTGCTTGTGCGGTTGATGATATGCTTGAAGATGTAAGTTGTATTATAAGAGGGGAAGATCATGTTTCAAATACTCCTAAACAAGAGCATATTAGAGCTAGTTTGGGTTATGATAAAAGCATGACATATGCACATTTGCCTATCATTTTAAATGAAGAGGGCGTTAAAATGAGCAAAAGAGAAGCGCATTCTAGTGTTAAGTGGATGCTTGATCATGGTTATCTTGCAAGTGCTATTGCAAATTATTTGATCCTTTTGGGTAATAAAACTCCAAAAGAAATTTTTACTTTGGAAGAGGCTATAGAATGGTTTGATTTGAAAAAAGTTTCAAAATCTCCAGCAAGATTTGACACAAAGCGTTTAATGCAAATTAACCGTGAGCATATTAAAATGTTAGATAATACACAGTTAAATACTATGCTTAATTTAGACAAAGATGTAGCAGAGCTTGCGAAATTTTATACTCAAGAAGCTAGCACACTAAATGAAATCAAAGAAAAAATTCAAGCTATTTTCGCAAGTAAAAATTACCATGAATTTGAAAACGAATGTGGTTTAATCAAGGAGGTTTTAAAAGATTTGGATTTGCCACAAAGCTATGAAGAGTTTAAAAAGATTTTAATGGAAAAAACAAAACTAAAAGGTAAAAATTTCTTTATGCCCTTGCGTTTAGTGCTAACAGGGGTTACCCATGGGCCTGAAATGAGCGAAATTTATACCTTAATTAAGCCATTTGTTAAAGAAATCATAAAGGAGTAA
- a CDS encoding hydrogenase small subunit — protein MSDLDIFNRRLDALEKLPLLKNEISISKALEQSGFSRRDFMKWASAMTAFLALPASFTPVVARAAELSDRLPVIWLHMAECTGCSESLLRSDAPTIDSLIFDHISLEYHETIMGAAGWQAEHNLESAMEKYKGRYILMVEGGIPTGNTEHFLTIGPHGKTGKQIAQQACDNALAIFAIGTCSAFGGIQAARPNPSNAVSLSKVTNKTVINVPGCPPSEKNIIGNVIHYILYQTLPALDAYNRPKWAYALRIHDLCERRGRFDAGEFVQQFGDEGAKKGYCLYKVGCKGPYTFNNCSKERFNQHTSWPVQAGHGCIGCSEPDFWDTMGPFEEVMAGRLFDTVYGLGADSISDKIGIGVLCVTGVAVAAHAVIASLEKNKD, from the coding sequence ATGAGTGATTTGGATATTTTTAATCGCCGTTTAGATGCATTAGAAAAACTTCCTCTTTTGAAAAATGAGATTTCTATCTCTAAAGCCTTAGAACAATCAGGCTTTTCAAGAAGAGATTTTATGAAATGGGCTAGTGCGATGACTGCATTTTTAGCATTGCCTGCTAGCTTTACACCTGTAGTTGCAAGAGCTGCTGAGCTTAGCGATAGACTTCCGGTGATTTGGCTTCATATGGCTGAATGTACAGGCTGTTCTGAGAGTTTGTTAAGAAGTGATGCGCCTACAATCGATAGTTTGATTTTTGATCATATTTCTTTAGAATATCATGAAACTATAATGGGTGCAGCAGGTTGGCAAGCAGAGCATAACCTTGAATCTGCCATGGAAAAATACAAAGGTAGATATATCTTAATGGTAGAAGGTGGTATACCAACAGGTAATACAGAGCACTTTTTAACTATAGGACCGCATGGTAAAACAGGAAAGCAAATAGCACAACAAGCCTGTGATAATGCTTTGGCTATTTTTGCTATAGGAACTTGTTCGGCTTTTGGTGGTATTCAAGCTGCAAGACCTAACCCGAGTAATGCAGTTAGTTTAAGTAAAGTTACAAACAAAACAGTGATCAATGTTCCAGGTTGTCCTCCAAGCGAGAAAAACATCATTGGTAATGTGATTCATTATATACTTTATCAAACATTACCAGCACTTGATGCTTATAATAGACCAAAATGGGCTTACGCTTTAAGAATTCATGATCTTTGTGAAAGAAGAGGGCGTTTTGATGCGGGTGAGTTTGTGCAACAATTTGGTGATGAGGGTGCAAAAAAAGGATATTGTTTATATAAGGTAGGTTGTAAAGGACCTTATACATTTAACAATTGCTCTAAAGAAAGATTTAATCAGCACACTTCTTGGCCGGTGCAAGCTGGGCATGGCTGTATAGGTTGTTCTGAACCTGATTTTTGGGATACTATGGGGCCTTTTGAAGAGGTAATGGCAGGAAGATTATTTGATACTGTTTATGGTTTGGGTGCAGATAGTATTTCAGATAAAATCGGTATAGGTGTGCTTTGTGTAACAGGCGTTGCTGTTGCTGCGCATGCTGTGATTGCTTCATTAGAAAAGAATAAGGATTAA